Proteins encoded by one window of Blautia faecicola:
- a CDS encoding dihydroorotate dehydrogenase has translation MDMSVNIAGVEWKNPVTVASGTFGSGEEFSEYVDLNRLGAVTTKGVANVPWSGNPTPRVAEVYGGMMNAIGLQNPGIDLFCKRDIPFLKQYDTKIIVNVCGHAPEEYLAVVERLADEPIDMMEINISCPNVNAGFLAFGQDAHHVEELTGQIKKIAKQPVIMKLTPNVTDITEIAKAAEAGGADAVSLINTLTGMKIDINRKTFALANKTGGVSGPIVKPIAVRMVYQVAQAVNIPIIGMGGISCAEDAIEFILAGASAVSVGTANFHNPAVTMEVIDGIEAYMKKNGFSSVKDMVGIVK, from the coding sequence ATGGATATGAGTGTAAATATTGCCGGCGTAGAATGGAAAAATCCGGTAACTGTGGCATCCGGAACATTTGGATCTGGAGAAGAATTTTCAGAATATGTGGATCTGAACCGTCTGGGAGCAGTGACCACCAAAGGTGTGGCAAATGTTCCATGGAGCGGCAATCCTACCCCGCGCGTGGCAGAAGTCTACGGTGGTATGATGAATGCGATTGGTTTGCAGAACCCTGGAATTGATCTGTTCTGCAAAAGAGATATCCCGTTTCTGAAACAGTACGATACAAAAATCATTGTCAATGTATGCGGACACGCACCGGAAGAATATCTGGCGGTGGTAGAACGGCTGGCAGACGAACCGATTGACATGATGGAGATCAACATTTCCTGCCCGAATGTCAATGCAGGATTTCTGGCTTTCGGTCAGGATGCACATCATGTGGAAGAACTGACCGGACAGATCAAAAAAATCGCAAAACAGCCGGTGATCATGAAACTGACACCGAATGTAACGGATATCACAGAGATTGCAAAGGCAGCGGAAGCCGGTGGTGCCGATGCGGTATCTCTGATCAACACACTGACCGGTATGAAGATCGATATCAACAGAAAGACCTTTGCCCTGGCAAATAAAACCGGCGGCGTATCCGGTCCGATCGTAAAACCGATCGCTGTCCGTATGGTCTACCAGGTGGCACAGGCAGTCAACATCCCGATCATCGGTATGGGCGGTATCTCCTGCGCAGAGGACGCAATTGAGTTCATCCTTGCCGGAGCAAGCGCTGTATCTGTGGGAACCGCCAACTTCCACAATCCGGCAGTGACGATGGAAGTGATCGACGGAATCGAAGCCTATATGAAGAAAAACGGTTTCTCATCCGTAAAAGATATGGTTGGTATTGTCAAATAG
- a CDS encoding VanZ family protein — MKKETKNRIRIISWILFVIYIGLLVYFLFLSEEYGRTSFDQRIYRYNLTPFQEIKRFWIYRHRVGFWVAFLNLAGNVIGFLPFGFFLPILSRRLRNGAVVTALGFGLSLLVESIQLVFKVGCFDVDDLILNTLGVLLGYLSFWICNGIRRMIYEKKI; from the coding sequence GTGAAAAAAGAAACAAAAAACAGAATCCGGATCATAAGCTGGATTCTGTTTGTGATTTATATAGGATTGCTGGTCTATTTTCTGTTCCTTTCGGAGGAGTACGGAAGGACAAGCTTTGATCAGCGGATATATCGATACAATCTGACACCGTTTCAAGAAATCAAAAGATTCTGGATCTATCGTCACCGGGTAGGATTCTGGGTGGCATTTCTGAATCTGGCGGGAAATGTGATCGGTTTCCTGCCGTTTGGATTCTTTCTTCCGATTCTGAGCAGACGCTTACGAAACGGAGCTGTGGTAACGGCTCTTGGATTTGGCTTAAGTCTTCTGGTGGAATCGATCCAGCTGGTTTTTAAAGTGGGATGTTTTGATGTGGACGATCTGATCTTAAATACACTTGGTGTATTGCTCGGGTATCTGTCCTTTTGGATCTGTAACGGGATAAGGAGAATGATTTATGAGAAGAAAATTTAA
- a CDS encoding DUF6142 family protein, giving the protein MRRKFKYTFTRKEETEGGFSSMVFAGCSLLLFLVSACLSFFWEGKAESWIGALGLMAVLFSVSGFVIGMKSFKEKGKNYRFSVMGAMANGVISVGWLALILIGL; this is encoded by the coding sequence ATGAGAAGAAAATTTAAATACACATTTACCAGGAAAGAAGAGACAGAGGGCGGTTTTTCTTCAATGGTTTTTGCCGGCTGCTCGCTGCTGCTGTTTCTGGTATCTGCGTGTCTCTCTTTTTTCTGGGAAGGGAAAGCAGAAAGCTGGATCGGAGCGCTTGGTCTGATGGCAGTGCTTTTTTCGGTCAGCGGCTTTGTGATCGGAATGAAGAGTTTTAAAGAAAAAGGAAAAAATTATCGGTTCAGTGTGATGGGGGCGATGGCAAACGGAGTGATCTCCGTGGGCTGGCTGGCACTGATCCTGATTGGATTATAA
- a CDS encoding sugar phosphate isomerase/epimerase family protein translates to MRVGVIVRMEADTDIDEKFAEVRAMGMESCQLVCWERKIINDEKAAEAILAAAEKHGITISAFWCGWGGRKVWDFYDGQLTLGLVPADYRAERVRMLLEGSDFAKKLGVIDFVTHVGYMPENPYDPNYQGTLNACKEVAERCKKNGQVFLFETGQETPVTLKRAMQDIEKSVGEGCVGVNLDPANLLMYGKANPVDALEVFGEYVRGVHGKDGKYPTDGHFLGEEVPIGQGKVNYPVFVERLKEAGYDGDITIEREISGEEQKKDILAGKEYLEQLIG, encoded by the coding sequence ATGCGGGTAGGAGTGATCGTCCGTATGGAAGCGGACACAGATATTGATGAAAAATTTGCGGAAGTCCGTGCGATGGGCATGGAGAGCTGTCAGCTGGTATGCTGGGAGCGGAAAATTATCAACGATGAGAAGGCAGCAGAAGCGATTCTGGCGGCAGCCGAAAAACACGGGATTACTATCAGTGCATTCTGGTGTGGCTGGGGCGGACGGAAAGTCTGGGATTTTTATGATGGTCAGCTGACACTCGGTCTGGTTCCGGCAGATTATCGGGCAGAGCGCGTGAGAATGCTTCTGGAAGGTTCCGATTTTGCAAAGAAACTGGGTGTCATTGATTTTGTCACCCATGTAGGCTATATGCCGGAAAATCCATATGATCCTAATTATCAGGGAACACTGAACGCCTGCAAAGAAGTGGCAGAACGGTGCAAAAAGAACGGACAGGTCTTCTTATTCGAAACCGGACAGGAGACGCCGGTTACATTGAAACGTGCGATGCAGGATATTGAAAAGAGCGTGGGCGAAGGATGCGTGGGAGTGAATCTGGATCCGGCGAATCTTTTAATGTACGGAAAAGCTAACCCGGTGGATGCGCTGGAGGTCTTCGGGGAATATGTGCGCGGTGTCCACGGAAAAGACGGAAAATACCCGACGGACGGTCATTTTCTTGGAGAAGAAGTGCCGATCGGGCAGGGAAAGGTCAATTATCCGGTCTTTGTCGAACGGTTAAAAGAAGCGGGATATGACGGAGATATTACCATCGAGAGAGAAATCTCAGGAGAAGAACAGAAAAAAGATATTCTGGCAGGAAAAGAATATCTGGAACAACTGATCGGATAA
- the pyrE gene encoding orotate phosphoribosyltransferase, with product MEQYKQDFIKFMVESDVLKFGDFTLKSGRKSPFFMNAGAYVTGSQLKRLGEYYAKAIHDTYGDDFDVLFGPAYKGIPLGVVTAIAYSELYGKEVRYCSDRKEEKDHGADKGSFLGSKLKDGDRVIMIEDVTTSGKSMEETVPKVRNAADVTIVGLMVSLNRMEVGKGGEKCALDEIKDLYGFETAAIVSMADVVECLYNKECNGKVVIDDALKAAIDAYYEQYGAK from the coding sequence ATGGAACAGTATAAGCAGGATTTTATTAAATTTATGGTAGAGAGTGACGTATTAAAATTCGGTGACTTTACGCTCAAAAGCGGAAGAAAATCACCGTTCTTTATGAATGCAGGTGCTTATGTAACAGGATCTCAGCTGAAGAGACTGGGTGAGTATTATGCAAAAGCAATTCATGATACTTACGGAGATGATTTTGACGTATTATTCGGACCGGCTTACAAAGGAATTCCCCTTGGCGTTGTAACGGCTATCGCCTACAGTGAACTTTATGGAAAAGAAGTACGCTACTGCTCCGACAGAAAAGAAGAGAAAGATCACGGTGCAGATAAGGGAAGCTTCCTGGGAAGTAAATTAAAAGACGGTGACAGAGTCATCATGATCGAGGATGTCACAACTTCCGGTAAATCCATGGAGGAGACCGTACCGAAAGTAAGAAATGCAGCAGATGTAACAATCGTTGGTCTGATGGTATCTCTGAACCGTATGGAAGTAGGAAAAGGCGGAGAAAAATGCGCGCTGGATGAGATCAAAGACCTGTATGGATTTGAAACTGCAGCGATCGTATCCATGGCAGATGTGGTAGAATGCCTGTATAACAAAGAATGCAACGGAAAAGTAGTGATCGACGATGCGTTAAAAGCAGCCATCGACGCATATTATGAACAGTACGGTGCAAAATAA
- the purE gene encoding 5-(carboxyamino)imidazole ribonucleotide mutase, translating to MAKVGIVMGSDSDMPVMSKAAAMLEKLGVDYEMTIISAHREPDVFFEYAKSAEEKGFKVIIAGAGMAAHLPGMCAAIFPMPVIGIPMHTTSLGGRDSLYSIVQMPTGIPVATVAINGGANAAILAAKILATSDDALLSRLKAYTQEMKEEVEAKDAKLKEVGYKNYTK from the coding sequence ATGGCTAAAGTAGGAATTGTTATGGGAAGTGATTCTGACATGCCGGTGATGAGCAAAGCCGCAGCAATGTTGGAAAAATTAGGCGTAGATTACGAGATGACGATTATTTCTGCACACAGAGAACCAGATGTATTCTTTGAGTATGCGAAGAGCGCAGAGGAGAAAGGATTTAAAGTAATCATTGCAGGCGCCGGTATGGCTGCCCATCTGCCGGGTATGTGTGCTGCTATTTTCCCGATGCCGGTGATCGGTATCCCGATGCATACCACTTCTCTGGGAGGCAGAGATTCCCTGTATTCGATCGTACAGATGCCGACCGGTATCCCGGTGGCAACCGTGGCAATCAACGGAGGAGCCAATGCAGCGATTCTCGCAGCAAAGATTCTTGCAACATCTGACGATGCGCTGCTCTCCCGCCTGAAAGCATATACACAGGAAATGAAAGAAGAAGTAGAAGCAAAAGACGCAAAATTAAAAGAAGTAGGATATAAGAACTATACAAAATAA
- the purM gene encoding phosphoribosylformylglycinamidine cyclo-ligase, whose translation MDYKKAGVDIEAGYKSVELMKEHVKRTMREEVLGGLGGFSGAFSLKKIKEMEDPVLLSGTDGCGTKVKLAMIMDKHDTIGIDAVAMCVNDIACAGGEPLFFLDYIACGKNYPEKIAQIVSGVAEGCVQSDAALIGGETAEHPGLMPEEEYDLAGFAVGVCDRKEMITGENLKDGDVLIGMASTGVHSNGFSLVRKVFDMTKESLDTYYDELGTTLGEALLAPTRIYVKALKNVKNAGVTVKACSHITGGGFYENIPRMLKDGVHAVIEKDSYPIPPIFTLMAKKGDIAEQMMYNTYNMGIGMIVAVDPADVDKTMEAMRAAGDTPYVVGKITEGEKGVTLC comes from the coding sequence ATGGATTACAAGAAAGCTGGAGTAGATATTGAAGCAGGTTACAAATCCGTAGAACTGATGAAGGAACATGTAAAAAGAACTATGAGAGAAGAAGTTCTTGGCGGACTTGGCGGATTTTCCGGTGCATTTTCTCTGAAAAAGATCAAAGAGATGGAAGATCCGGTACTGCTGTCCGGAACAGACGGATGCGGAACCAAAGTAAAACTGGCGATGATCATGGACAAACACGATACCATCGGAATCGATGCGGTTGCCATGTGTGTGAATGATATTGCCTGTGCAGGCGGAGAACCATTATTCTTCCTAGATTACATTGCCTGCGGTAAGAACTATCCGGAGAAGATCGCACAGATCGTAAGCGGTGTGGCAGAAGGATGCGTACAGTCCGATGCAGCCCTGATCGGCGGCGAGACAGCAGAACATCCGGGTCTGATGCCGGAAGAGGAATACGATCTGGCAGGATTTGCCGTTGGTGTCTGCGACAGAAAAGAGATGATCACCGGCGAAAACCTGAAAGACGGAGATGTATTGATCGGTATGGCATCCACAGGCGTACACAGCAACGGATTTTCTCTTGTAAGAAAAGTTTTCGATATGACAAAAGAATCCCTGGATACCTATTATGACGAACTGGGAACCACACTGGGAGAAGCACTGCTGGCGCCTACAAGAATCTATGTAAAAGCTCTGAAAAATGTAAAAAATGCAGGTGTGACCGTAAAAGCATGCAGCCATATCACCGGTGGCGGATTCTATGAAAATATTCCGCGTATGTTAAAAGACGGTGTTCACGCAGTGATCGAAAAAGACAGCTATCCGATCCCTCCGATCTTTACCCTGATGGCAAAGAAAGGGGATATCGCAGAACAGATGATGTACAACACCTACAATATGGGTATCGGTATGATCGTTGCCGTAGATCCGGCAGATGTGGACAAGACCATGGAAGCTATGCGTGCAGCAGGCGATACGCCGTACGTTGTCGGTAAAATCACAGAAGGTGAAAAGGGAGTGACCTTATGTTAA
- a CDS encoding Gfo/Idh/MocA family protein, with product MKVGVIGCGGMGTTHYLSLKVLSSQMDVEVVALADCREEFLQKAAAEFPEARTYTYGMELIERENLDAVHICLPSYLHTEHAVAAMKKGMNVLVEKPVCLTREEGELLLETQKETGVKVMVGQVVRAFDEYRYLKEVYDNKTLGKLKSIVMQRVSGNVRWGFEGWFHDEKKSGSVVLDLHIHDLDFLRYMLGEPDDFEVRATTFDSGMINQVITTYEFGDVFATAEGVWDVSPIPKFQAGFRAYFEKGTVYFNQAGQPGLAVYKADGTEIVPELHPEYEGQTNTGINITNLGPYYTEIKYFLECLQDGKEITLAPLQEGVKSVEQALEEWEAAKLYLREKKEMYI from the coding sequence ATGAAAGTAGGAGTCATTGGATGTGGCGGAATGGGAACTACTCATTATCTGTCCTTAAAAGTTCTGTCTTCCCAGATGGATGTGGAAGTGGTCGCACTGGCGGACTGCCGGGAAGAATTTTTACAGAAAGCAGCAGCAGAATTTCCCGAAGCGCGGACCTATACTTATGGAATGGAACTGATCGAACGTGAAAATCTGGATGCAGTACATATCTGCCTTCCAAGCTACCTGCATACAGAGCATGCCGTAGCAGCGATGAAAAAGGGCATGAATGTTCTGGTAGAAAAACCGGTCTGCCTGACCAGAGAAGAAGGAGAACTGCTTTTGGAGACACAGAAAGAAACAGGAGTGAAAGTCATGGTAGGACAGGTGGTCCGTGCCTTTGACGAATACCGCTATCTGAAAGAAGTGTACGATAACAAGACACTCGGAAAGCTTAAATCGATCGTGATGCAACGTGTGAGCGGCAATGTCCGCTGGGGATTTGAGGGATGGTTCCATGATGAGAAAAAGAGCGGTTCGGTCGTGCTGGATCTTCACATCCATGATCTGGATTTCCTAAGATACATGCTGGGAGAGCCGGATGATTTTGAAGTGCGGGCAACGACATTTGACTCCGGTATGATCAATCAGGTAATTACCACCTATGAGTTCGGTGATGTATTTGCTACAGCAGAAGGGGTGTGGGATGTGTCTCCGATACCGAAATTCCAGGCAGGATTCCGGGCGTATTTTGAAAAAGGAACTGTTTACTTTAATCAGGCAGGGCAGCCGGGGCTTGCGGTATACAAAGCTGATGGAACAGAGATTGTTCCCGAGTTGCATCCGGAGTATGAGGGACAGACGAATACCGGTATCAACATCACGAACCTCGGACCATATTATACAGAGATCAAGTATTTTCTGGAATGTCTGCAGGATGGAAAAGAAATCACTCTCGCGCCGCTTCAGGAAGGCGTAAAATCCGTAGAACAGGCATTGGAAGAGTGGGAAGCTGCGAAGCTGTATCTTCGTGAGAAAAAAGAAATGTATATCTGA
- a CDS encoding ammonium transporter → MNAGDTGFMLICTALVFFMTPGLAFFYGGLVRRKNVVNTMMACTFIMGLSVVMWILFGYSLSFGGNHGGIIGDFRWFCLNGIGMDDAGPYAATIPHFVYIAFQMMFAMITPALITGSLVGRVKFKALFFFVLFWSILVYYPMAHMVWGEGGFLAEIGSVDFAGGNVVHISSGVSALVFAIILGRRKGYENTAYRVHNIPFVALGAFLLWFGWFGFNAGSALAANGLAAHAFLTTAVSSASAMLTWMLIDVIKDGKPTLVGASTGLVIGLVAITPGAGFVPIWSSFLIGGLVSPICCFTISTIKGKLKIDDALDAFGCHGIGGIWGGIATGIFAKSSINPVARWDGLIFGEYWLFVAQIVGIVVTAAVAIVGTLICLWLVKRITPIRVSDKEERIGLDISEQGESAYPTFNGLDS, encoded by the coding sequence ATGAACGCAGGAGACACTGGATTTATGTTGATCTGCACGGCACTGGTATTTTTTATGACACCGGGTCTTGCCTTTTTCTATGGAGGGCTGGTGCGAAGAAAAAATGTGGTAAATACTATGATGGCGTGTACCTTTATCATGGGACTTTCCGTAGTTATGTGGATACTTTTCGGATATTCCCTCTCTTTTGGTGGCAATCACGGCGGAATAATCGGTGATTTCCGATGGTTTTGCCTGAACGGAATCGGAATGGATGATGCAGGACCGTATGCGGCAACGATTCCTCATTTTGTTTATATTGCCTTTCAGATGATGTTTGCAATGATCACACCGGCGCTGATCACGGGATCCCTGGTGGGAAGGGTAAAATTCAAAGCCCTGTTTTTCTTTGTTCTGTTCTGGTCGATTCTGGTATACTATCCGATGGCACATATGGTATGGGGCGAAGGCGGATTCCTGGCAGAGATCGGTTCCGTGGATTTTGCCGGCGGTAATGTGGTTCATATCAGTTCCGGTGTGAGCGCACTGGTATTTGCCATCATACTGGGAAGAAGAAAAGGTTATGAAAATACAGCATATAGAGTACATAATATACCGTTTGTAGCGCTGGGAGCATTTCTGTTATGGTTCGGCTGGTTCGGATTCAACGCGGGAAGCGCATTGGCAGCGAATGGTTTGGCAGCACATGCATTTCTGACGACAGCGGTGTCCAGTGCCAGTGCGATGCTGACTTGGATGTTGATAGATGTGATCAAGGACGGAAAACCGACACTGGTTGGTGCGTCCACCGGACTGGTCATCGGTCTGGTGGCCATCACACCGGGAGCAGGATTTGTTCCGATCTGGTCTTCTTTCCTGATCGGTGGACTGGTAAGCCCGATCTGCTGCTTTACGATTTCTACAATTAAAGGGAAACTGAAAATTGATGATGCACTGGATGCCTTCGGATGCCATGGAATCGGCGGTATCTGGGGAGGTATCGCAACCGGAATCTTTGCAAAAAGTTCCATTAACCCGGTGGCACGCTGGGACGGACTGATCTTCGGAGAGTATTGGCTCTTTGTCGCACAGATTGTCGGCATCGTTGTGACGGCAGCGGTTGCTATTGTCGGAACACTGATCTGTCTGTGGCTGGTAAAACGCATTACGCCGATCCGCGTCAGCGACAAAGAAGAGAGAATCGGTCTGGATATCTCTGAACAGGGTGAAAGTGCGTATCCGACCTTCAATGGACTGGATTCATAA
- the purN gene encoding phosphoribosylglycinamide formyltransferase, producing the protein MLKMAVLVSGGGTNLQAIIDSIVNGTITNAEISVVISNNANAYALERAKKHGIEARCISPKQYETREAFNEALLAAIQSYDVDLVVLAGCLVVIPEIMVKAYPNKIINIHPALIPSFCGTGYYGLKVHEGVLKRGVKVTGATVHFVDEGTDTGPIILQKAVEVKEGDTPEVLQRRVMEEAEWVIMPKAIDLIANDKIEVVDGLVRSR; encoded by the coding sequence ATGTTAAAAATGGCAGTTCTGGTATCCGGCGGCGGTACCAATCTTCAGGCGATCATCGACAGCATAGTAAACGGAACCATCACCAACGCGGAGATTTCCGTTGTGATCAGTAACAATGCCAACGCCTACGCACTGGAGCGGGCGAAAAAACATGGTATCGAGGCAAGATGCATCTCTCCGAAACAGTATGAGACGCGAGAAGCATTTAACGAGGCGCTTCTGGCAGCGATCCAGTCTTACGATGTAGATCTGGTAGTCCTGGCAGGATGTCTGGTTGTGATTCCGGAGATCATGGTGAAGGCATATCCGAATAAGATCATCAACATTCATCCGGCACTGATCCCGTCTTTTTGCGGAACTGGCTATTATGGACTGAAAGTGCATGAAGGTGTGTTAAAAAGAGGCGTAAAAGTAACCGGAGCTACCGTGCATTTTGTAGATGAGGGAACGGATACCGGTCCGATTATCCTGCAGAAAGCGGTAGAAGTGAAAGAGGGAGATACCCCGGAAGTTCTGCAGCGAAGAGTTATGGAAGAGGCAGAATGGGTGATCATGCCGAAAGCGATTGATCTGATTGCAAATGATAAGATAGAGGTAGTGGACGGACTGGTAAGATCCAGATAG
- a CDS encoding P-II family nitrogen regulator: MMIKVEAIVREEVFDDVKQALNDIKVNGITVSQVMGCGTQRGYKKLVRGTQVDVVMQPKIKFEIVVSSEEWEKKTIEAIQKAAYTGEVGDGKIFSYEIRTAMKIRTKETGYDALN; encoded by the coding sequence ATGATGATAAAAGTAGAAGCCATCGTCAGAGAGGAAGTCTTTGATGATGTCAAACAGGCGTTAAATGATATCAAAGTGAATGGCATCACCGTATCTCAGGTTATGGGATGTGGTACTCAGCGTGGATATAAAAAACTGGTTCGTGGAACTCAGGTGGATGTGGTCATGCAGCCGAAGATCAAATTTGAGATCGTGGTATCTTCCGAAGAATGGGAGAAAAAGACGATCGAGGCGATCCAGAAAGCAGCGTATACCGGAGAGGTGGGAGACGGAAAAATCTTCAGCTATGAGATCCGGACAGCGATGAAGATCCGGACAAAAGAGACAGGATATGATGCGTTGAATTAA
- a CDS encoding aminopeptidase, producing MDELAKERYDLAVERIREIREEKTVAKPYLDFFKKTAGFLEEMIRLRDRVEAGEMKKLSLEELRRENTQCYQDILPENYPTSYASPDYAAKMLGEDLGVLLSFLYTELRGMIVYAWEQKNWDFLVGLELFLQVYSEFEDGEVPTRENVRKILYWYVNDYCQEMVEERVRQAVDPSLDFAVKIIKDADLKDLRYLYQFGEYVTEEEEKTAAFLNTLPEEEITAMACTYTEGYRIGFIATGKDLSRKKTVNIRYVLGFERMIRAAITQFEQMGLQPVIYRSAVHMVNKGLHRIGYYGAIPNPQFDYDHRNDIALYLDDDFVSRKLRATRGAYETYKELAGVHAGPAVVEIFGERPFVPETCEYAMKLTEKQQKLKVHMQNEIGQITNRYIKGEERSFTIIAYPVPAIGDQFEEIFRETVKINTLDYNLYQQIQQKLIDALDLGTSVHILGKGENRTDLRVQLHKLEDPEKQTNFENCVADVNIPVGEVFTSPKLAGTNGKLHVTKVYLNELQYQNLELDFTDGKITDYTCTNFDSEEENKKYIRENILYHHPTLPMGEFAIGTNTTAYRVAREYGIEAKLPILIAEKTGPHFAVGDTCYSWAEDTKVYNPDGKEIIARDNEVSILRKEDVSKAYFGCHTDITIPYDELGAILVETEDGREISLIQDGRFVLAGTEELNKELDALEK from the coding sequence GTGGATGAATTAGCAAAAGAAAGATATGATCTGGCTGTGGAAAGGATCCGCGAGATCCGGGAGGAAAAGACGGTGGCAAAGCCGTATCTGGACTTTTTTAAAAAAACAGCCGGATTTCTCGAAGAGATGATCCGCCTGCGCGACCGGGTGGAAGCCGGAGAGATGAAAAAACTGTCCCTGGAAGAGCTGCGCCGGGAAAATACGCAGTGCTATCAGGATATTCTGCCGGAGAACTACCCGACTTCCTATGCAAGTCCGGATTATGCGGCAAAGATGCTGGGAGAAGATTTAGGCGTTTTATTAAGTTTTCTGTATACAGAACTTCGCGGAATGATCGTGTATGCCTGGGAGCAGAAAAACTGGGATTTTCTGGTGGGACTGGAACTGTTTTTGCAGGTGTACAGCGAGTTTGAGGACGGGGAAGTACCGACCAGAGAAAATGTACGGAAAATCTTATACTGGTATGTGAACGATTACTGTCAGGAGATGGTAGAAGAACGGGTGCGCCAGGCGGTGGATCCGTCACTGGATTTTGCAGTAAAGATCATAAAAGATGCAGATCTGAAGGATCTTCGGTATCTGTATCAGTTCGGTGAATATGTGACCGAAGAGGAAGAAAAGACTGCCGCCTTTTTAAATACGCTGCCGGAAGAAGAAATTACTGCGATGGCGTGTACCTATACGGAAGGTTATCGGATCGGTTTTATCGCTACCGGCAAAGATTTGTCCAGAAAGAAAACCGTGAATATTCGGTATGTGCTGGGATTTGAGCGGATGATCCGTGCTGCGATTACGCAGTTTGAGCAGATGGGATTACAGCCGGTGATCTACCGGAGTGCTGTGCACATGGTAAATAAGGGACTGCACCGGATCGGCTATTACGGAGCGATTCCGAATCCACAGTTTGACTATGACCACCGTAACGATATTGCACTGTATCTGGATGATGATTTTGTCAGCCGGAAGCTGCGGGCAACCCGCGGGGCATATGAAACTTATAAGGAACTGGCGGGTGTGCATGCCGGACCTGCCGTTGTGGAAATCTTCGGAGAACGGCCATTTGTACCGGAGACCTGTGAATATGCGATGAAGCTTACGGAAAAGCAGCAGAAGTTAAAAGTGCATATGCAAAATGAGATTGGTCAGATTACGAACCGTTATATCAAAGGCGAGGAGAGAAGTTTCACGATCATCGCCTATCCGGTACCGGCGATCGGAGATCAGTTTGAAGAAATCTTTCGTGAGACGGTAAAAATCAATACGTTGGACTATAATCTGTATCAGCAGATTCAGCAAAAGCTGATCGATGCACTGGATCTTGGAACGAGTGTGCATATTCTGGGAAAAGGTGAAAACCGGACAGATCTGCGTGTACAGCTTCACAAACTGGAAGATCCGGAAAAACAGACGAATTTTGAAAACTGCGTGGCAGATGTCAATATCCCGGTGGGGGAAGTATTTACCTCTCCGAAACTGGCGGGAACAAACGGAAAGCTGCATGTAACGAAAGTTTATCTGAATGAACTGCAGTATCAGAATCTGGAACTGGATTTTACGGATGGAAAGATTACAGACTATACCTGTACCAATTTTGATTCCGAGGAAGAAAATAAAAAATACATCCGGGAAAATATTCTCTATCATCATCCGACACTTCCGATGGGTGAGTTTGCGATCGGAACCAACACAACGGCATACCGGGTGGCGAGAGAATATGGCATCGAGGCGAAACTTCCGATCCTGATCGCAGAAAAGACAGGACCGCACTTTGCAGTGGGAGATACGTGTTACAGCTGGGCAGAAGATACGAAAGTATATAACCCGGATGGAAAAGAGATCATAGCGAGAGACAATGAAGTCTCGATCCTGAGAAAAGAAGATGTGAGCAAGGCGTATTTTGGCTGCCACACCGATATCACGATCCCGTACGATGAACTAGGAGCTATTCTGGTGGAGACGGAGGACGGAAGAGAGATTTCGCTGATTCAGGATGGAAGATTTGTGCTTGCAGGAACAGAAGAACTGAATAAAGAACTGGATGCGCTGGAAAAATAA